The following is a genomic window from Vitis vinifera cultivar Pinot Noir 40024 chromosome 6, ASM3070453v1.
ATGCCCCAAAACTCAATACTTGTAAGGGTTTTGAGCAGGCGAATGCCAGGTGGCACCTCCTCCAGTTGTGGGCTAGGCCCAATTTCAAAATGTTTGAGTAGAGGCAGTGCTCCATCGCGTATTTTCAGGGTTTTCAGTCCCTTCATGTCTCTGAGTTGTAACCGTTCTAGTTTCTGAAATCCTAATTCCGAAAAACACAAACATTCACCGTCGTATGCAGTGTGGAGTTCAACCTCCAATAGATTAGGCAGAGCTTGGAGGACTTCCACTGGATCATAGCTTAACCTGGACCTTCTTAAACATACACGAACTAGACTTCGAAGTGTGAGAAGCCATTCCGGCAACTTGCTTAAGCATCCTTGGAGAAAGAGAGTTCTAAGATATCTGGGTGGATCAGATATAGTTTCTAACTTGAGAATATCATCATCCCTTGCACATATGCATAACGCTTCAAGGTACTTCATATTTGAAATGGAGGCATAAAGACTTAGCCCGTCTTCTTCCATAAGGTTTGTAATGCCCAGCTTTCTCAACTGTTTCAGCTTTCCTAGCTCCGCAATTAGGCCCTTCCCGTGATTTGCCTCCACATAACACAGCTTCTGCAACTCTACCATACTGCCAATCACCTCCCCTACAAGTATTCCTCTAACAGATGGGAGTTGATATGCAGAATGGTAGTTATAAGAATAGGCTAGAATATGGCGCAGCTTTTGAAGCTTCTTGATCTCAACTGGAAGCGCATCCACGAGGGAATGTTTCAGATCCAAAGTTTGCAGGTTTTGTAACTTACCTATGGACTTTGGAAGCATCTTGACTTTTGTCCTCCTCAGACTTAAGTACCTCAAGTGGAACAGATTTCCCAAATCTTCTGGAACACTATATAGAGGAGCTTTTTCAAAATCCAATACTTTCAAAAGCTTAAAGTTGGCAAGGAATGTACCTGTAAAGAGCATGGGCACTGCATCAATGTCAAAAAGCAAAATTGAGCGAATCTGTGGGTTCCTATTAATAGCCTCCACAACATTATCTGTGCTTTTTTGAACTGATCCACGCCGAAATTTTCCATCAAAGCTTGAGTCTTCTTCCCCAAAAGAACGACATAAACTCAACTCCTCAGCCTTTCTGAGGATAATCTCACGCATCAAATCATGGACTCTGCAACTTCTAATTTTCCCTCTATAATCCACGTAGGACAATTGAACCAAGCTTCTATGAATCAGTTCAGTCAAGTATTCTTCGGCAACCTGTTCCAAtgttattcctttctttcctttcacaAATCCTTCAGCTATCCACAGTCGGATGAGTCTTCCACAATTAATGGAGTAGTCCTCTGGAAAAATGGCAAAGTACACGAAACAAGACTTGAGGTAGTGAGGCAAGTCATCATAACTGAGGGACAGAATTTTAGTGATATTTTCAAGATGGGGATTACTTTCTAATTGGGAACCAAGACTGTTATTAAATTTCTGCCATTCTAACTCATTCTTCTCTTTGGTTGATAAAGCACCGCCCATTGCCACAATTGCAAGCGGCAATCCTTCACATCTTTTAACAATAGCAAGGGAAATTTCCTCTAATTCAGGAGGACAGAAACAACCCTGAAATGCCTTCTTACAGAAGAGTTCCCAGGAACTTTCGGGAGGTAGAGCTTGAAGATTGTGGATATAATGAAATGAAGATTCTTTAACAGCAGAACCTACTTCAACATTTCGTGTTGTAATTACTATCCTGCTGCCTCTTTTGTTTTCtggtaaaatatatttaataaatctcCAGAACTCTAATTTCCAAACATCATCAAAAACAACGACATACCTTTTATCCTCCAAATACTCCCTAAGTCGAGTAATAAGAGACATCTCGTCCATTGCATCGGTACCATCAGGAATTGACTCTTTCCTTGCTAGATAGAATTGCTTTATCACGTTCCGAAGTACCTCCTCCATCTTGAATGACTGAGACACAGTGATCCAAGCACGGCAATCGAAGTGTTCCACCATCCTCTTGTTGTCATAAACCTTCTTGGCAAGAGTTGTCTTGCCAAGCCCGCCCATGCCCACCACCGAAATTACTGTTCGTTCTGGAGCTCCCTCTACCAGCCATTTTATCAATTCACCCTTGTGAGATTCAATACCCACAATTTCGGCGTCTTCGATGAAAAGAGATGTCACTCCCGGGTCATGCCATGGAACACTTGTACCACTGCAGCTGCCTGATCCTAGCTCAAATGAACTAATAAACCCATAAGTTGAACTTGCTTCCTTCAGTTTACCCACCTTTAGCTTGAGATCCTGGACCTTGGAGGCTATCTCATGGCGTGGTTTCAGTTTCGGGAGTAGGTGAGAAATCTTACAGAGGAAACCAAGGACCCCACGACGATGAGGGGGATTTGCAAAGTGAAGAATGTATTCATCGACGAGATCTTCTATGCAATAAGCCGTCTCCCTTAGTTCTTGGACCCAAGTTTTAACGCCTTGGCCGGTGTCTCATTTCTCGGCCTTTGCATCTGCATCCTTGAGGAAAGCTTGGATGTAGAGCAGCTCTGTTTTGATATCTTCAACTTGGGTGTGGACACCTCTCAATAATCTGGCTTCATCATCGAGCAAGGAGAGCAACCTATCGGTGACTACAGTGACGGCGATCTCTGCCATCTCTTCCTCCTAACCTACTTCTGGAAGGCAGACTAATAATGAATGCTGTGAGTTCTTGACCCAAATCCTCTTGGTCTTTTTTTAACTCACCCACTGGGAATCTAGTCCATCGCATAATGttgttttatcaaattttaattatatatatatatatatatatatatatatatatatattgtattttatataattaaatcaaatataaaaagtacCGCATTTtcctataattaaaaaaaaaaatagtaataatcaACAACTACATGACTTTTCCTTTCACAGCCCCTATTTCTCTCCTTAACCATACAAGTTGTTTTCCGCACTACTTGTAGCTCATGAAAGTGATGAAGCGACTCAGAATGGTGATTACATCGAGAGGATctctatgtttttatttatttatttttatatattttcaaacttttaatttttagttttgaattttaattgaatctaattattaactttgaaaattagtttgattaattaaaacatatttggtcgtaattaaaactaaaagaattaaattgtTGCACCAATAATTCTGTAATGTTGGtagagatttaatttttatacatttaatatttttaattatatttaattaaatcaatttatcTCAAGTTTAACTTTTGATCTGTATCTTgttatcttaattataaaaatatgtttattataaatataatttctcatagcaatcttaaatgaaaaatatttaaagctCATTATAatctataaataatattaataaaatgaaatattatttgttaacattttcaattaatacaattaaatgGTTCCTTTTTATGTAgttgtattattttattaaaaataaaaaaatgctatataaaactttattaatactttttatttaattctctaaaatgaaaaatgactctaaattagatttttaacttattcaaagggatttttaaaaaaaaaaaaaagaaagaaaaaaagaaaaaactactagATCGAAATGATAAAATGTCaaatacatttataaaaaaaaggtcaaTTAGCAATAGGTCTACAAATTGGGTGTATTTAGATCAAGCCAATTCGATTTTATGAGGTCCTAAACCATTTTACCACAACTTTTATAAAGCAAGGCATGCTTTTAATAGAGACCAAAAAAGACGCAGGTATTGATTTAGGTAGGCAAAAGATGATGCTTTAACATGGATTTTCCTCTTCTACAATTATAGAGACatgtgaaaatttaaaataattagattcaattgaaaacaaattattgcAATGcaatggaaaataattaaataagagaaTACTTGTAAAATAACACCAATATGTATGGTTAGTGGAAGCTTTAGATTGTCAATACAAAGGTTAGGCATTCAAAACTTTGGACCTAAAAAGGAAATTGCAAGTGACCGGTGAATCagtcaattttattaataaacatataacatttgatttgtttatttccATAAATCCATGAAGAATACACATGAAGAAAATGTcgaagtaattttaaaattaaaaattgaaatttattatgcATATATTCACATATGCATAACTATTGGATATGGAGGTATCCTAATAGCTTTTTAACTAAAAGTtaagaattaatatattttgtatctctattattaattttttttattagtttgcatttttcttttttgtttgtgtCAACTTTTTCAATAGTTTGTTGTCTTATTTggtcattttcaatttttgtttcaaatgaTGTTAATGTCTCTCCTGTAGGGACCCCACCCTCTgagaacacgtggcacgcatcttgcagtgacacgtggcacgcatcttatAGTGACATATGGCACGCATTGTCATCCGGGTCACCCTCATCTGAACCTTCCTATAAAGCACACATGACATACCTTTTAtatccggactgcctcaaggaagagcaaacgacgcttacAAAGCATAGACATCCGGACGGCTTCCATAAATGCGtccgctccacaatacatccggataacCAACATGGGCTATCCGGATAtaattgtccggatcattgactaaagtaaagcgagtcttacacgctatcacaacaaccagccatggcccacgtcccatcacctgcagagtgaaaggacgggttgaggtgacaacaagtcacttcccacgatcattctacatgatcacttcccacgatctctgacagccgcatcacctaccacggtttctgacagccgcccgtAGAGTGGTGATGACCCTGCTGCCATctaatgtcatcatgacaacataaaatatctccccaccattaatggGAGGAACAGTACTCCTGGCActatatataaaccttcacacgaagaggaaggtaatcgcttgatacctagaaaaaggccaactgatttatatctccctttctaaccatggctaacaaaaccatcggagggtgcgtccggacaccctgtccggacgtcttttgcaggtatatcgactgaatcaagaacctatatTAGTTGAGGTCgcgcgtccatccatttggcaactacgtggaacaCTAGGAGCGCGAggtatcaacattggcgccgtctgtgggaaaattttcattttgattcagtcactagcaaagatggccacaccttcccgaaGTCGTTCCTCTGGTAGGGGAGAGGAAGATGATTTTGAATGGCGTCAAACCATCGaaagaagacagttggcaagcgaatgACAACTGAAAGCTCTTCTCCATGAGAcagaaagattgagagaagaaaacactgtattacgcatccaggcttcaacatCAGGGCCTCCTCGACGTCAGCATTCAAGGggccaagtagcaaactcaaggcctcaacaagaaccagaatcaatatatcctgggacaaCAGGAGCTATCCCAGGAGCATGCAACATGAGGCCTCATGAGCCACGCACAcctatgcctcgagctccccgtgaggaaagctcagactctactcacttttcagcgaaaagacaacgtgatgaaaaatcccaattgtCAAATTCGATGCGCGCAAggctaggcccacaagagcctggaagatcaaggccaccaatgGCCACAACCTGGGTACCACACCCTGACCCCATGACCacccccatggtgcag
Proteins encoded in this region:
- the LOC100259922 gene encoding disease resistance protein RPM1, which encodes MGGLGKTTLAKKVYDNKRMVEHFDCRAWITVSQSFKMEEVLRNVIKQFYLARKESIPDGTDAMDEMSLITRLREYLEDKRYVVVFDDVWKLEFWRFIKYILPENKRGSRIVITTRNVEVGSAVKESSFHYIHNLQALPPESSWELFCKKAFQGCFCPPELEEISLAIVKRCEGLPLAIVAMGGALSTKEKNELEWQKFNNSLGSQLESNPHLENITKILSLSYDDLPHYLKSCFVYFAIFPEDYSINCGRLIRLWIAEGFVKGKKGITLEQVAEEYLTELIHRSLVQLSYVDYRGKIRSCRVHDLMREIILRKAEELSLCRSFGEEDSSFDGKFRRGSVQKSTDNVVEAINRNPQIRSILLFDIDAVPMLFTGTFLANFKLLKVLDFEKAPLYSVPEDLGNLFHLRYLSLRRTKVKMLPKSIGKLQNLQTLDLKHSLVDALPVEIKKLQKLRHILAYSYNYHSAYQLPSVRGILVGEVIGSMVELQKLCYVEANHGKGLIAELGKLKQLRKLGITNLMEEDGLSLYASISNMKYLEALCICARDDDILKLETISDPPRYLRTLFLQGCLSKLPEWLLTLRSLVRVCLRRSRLSYDPVEVLQALPNLLEVELHTAYDGECLCFSELGFQKLERLQLRDMKGLKTLKIRDGALPLLKHFEIGPSPQLEEVPPGIRLLKTLTSIEFWGMSEEFAFSMVPDHGQNYHIVEHVPNVFFHFFRSGGYSTKTLR